In Chrysiogenes arsenatis DSM 11915, the following proteins share a genomic window:
- a CDS encoding glycosyltransferase: protein MPSQQQSITSNCVEHSETRFESNETPFDSPKLSILTATYNAAHFLPELVASLRQQTDKRFEWIIADGASTDGTVEILENFSDLHITLSSCPDFGIYDALNRAIGLSTTEYYVVLGADDTLYPDAVANYINAIECSNADIISAQIAMPSGQISAGRRKWPWLYSQFAYVSCHSVGVAIRKSLHNEFGLYNRKLPIAADQLFLKSAGDGRVYIFYANFVAGIYSNCGLSSVDVIGSLCEFYRVQLMTGENKFIQTVIFISRLLKHLRRL from the coding sequence ATGCCATCACAACAACAATCGATCACATCCAATTGCGTTGAACATAGCGAGACACGATTTGAGTCTAATGAGACTCCTTTTGATTCTCCGAAACTCTCCATTCTTACCGCTACTTACAATGCAGCTCACTTTTTGCCAGAATTAGTTGCGAGTTTACGCCAGCAAACGGATAAACGATTTGAGTGGATTATTGCGGACGGTGCATCTACAGATGGCACTGTGGAAATTTTGGAAAACTTTAGCGACTTGCATATCACGCTGAGCTCATGTCCTGACTTTGGTATTTACGATGCACTGAATCGAGCTATTGGGTTATCAACAACAGAATATTATGTCGTGCTCGGAGCAGATGACACGCTATACCCTGATGCCGTAGCCAATTATATTAATGCCATTGAATGCTCTAACGCGGACATAATTAGCGCTCAAATAGCTATGCCGAGTGGACAAATAAGTGCTGGGCGAAGGAAGTGGCCTTGGTTGTATAGCCAATTCGCCTACGTAAGCTGTCACTCTGTTGGGGTGGCTATTCGCAAATCATTACATAATGAGTTTGGGTTATATAATCGTAAGCTCCCAATTGCCGCCGATCAGTTATTTCTCAAGTCTGCGGGTGATGGTCGGGTATATATTTTTTATGCAAATTTCGTTGCTGGAATTTATAGCAACTGTGGCCTTAGTTCCGTGGATGTTATCGGATCACTGTGCGAGTTTTATAGGGTGCAACTAATGACTGGTGAAAACAAATTTATTCAGACAGTAATTTTCATCTCACGACTACTTAAGCATTTGCGTAGGCTTTAG
- a CDS encoding glycosyltransferase family 4 protein, translated as MNVLLVYWGRKGGGAKYAFEMAQALQDLVFLHISISKQSELFENFHSMALPEINIKTFNGKYSFLFRTFLLPIMLYRIAAYCKQNNIDLVYCPMAHVWGTALALTLKVFRIPYILTVHDAELHPGDGGKALQMVLDWEIKLATATVTLTRNVQNLLSSRYLVKQNTIIPHGIFPYFQAKTPKVFPERKFRALFYGRIVAYKGLDLLLDAWRTIEKRFPQSILEIRGSGDITPYQEALSKCNNVSVYNRWINEAENENIFRSCHLCVLPYREASQSGVIAIAFAAAMPVIATPHDGLIEQLENGGGLVCTEPSVDGLVSALTQVMSTPALYERLSSESLTQSQQLQWPVLAKKLTTYFEHITDQKRSNT; from the coding sequence ATGAATGTGCTACTTGTGTACTGGGGGCGAAAAGGTGGTGGCGCGAAATATGCGTTTGAAATGGCTCAAGCGCTACAAGACCTTGTTTTTCTTCACATTTCCATTTCTAAACAGTCTGAGTTATTTGAAAATTTTCACTCTATGGCCTTGCCTGAAATTAATATTAAAACATTTAATGGCAAGTATAGTTTCTTGTTTCGTACCTTTCTTTTGCCGATTATGCTTTATCGGATAGCGGCCTACTGCAAGCAAAATAATATAGACCTTGTCTATTGCCCTATGGCTCATGTATGGGGCACAGCCTTAGCCCTTACGCTAAAGGTTTTTAGAATTCCATACATTCTCACTGTTCACGACGCAGAATTACACCCCGGAGACGGTGGTAAAGCTTTGCAGATGGTGCTTGACTGGGAGATTAAGCTTGCGACCGCCACGGTGACTCTTACCCGTAACGTTCAAAATCTACTCTCCTCACGCTATTTAGTGAAACAGAACACCATTATACCTCATGGAATATTTCCGTACTTTCAGGCAAAGACTCCCAAGGTTTTCCCCGAAAGGAAATTCCGAGCTCTTTTCTACGGTCGAATTGTCGCGTATAAAGGGCTTGATCTCTTGCTCGATGCGTGGCGAACAATTGAAAAGCGATTCCCGCAGAGTATCCTAGAAATCCGGGGGAGTGGTGACATAACTCCGTACCAAGAGGCATTATCGAAATGCAATAATGTGTCAGTCTATAACCGATGGATAAACGAGGCGGAAAATGAAAATATTTTCCGTTCTTGCCACCTTTGTGTCCTCCCATACCGTGAGGCAAGCCAGTCAGGTGTGATCGCTATCGCTTTCGCAGCTGCTATGCCTGTAATAGCAACCCCGCATGATGGACTCATCGAACAACTAGAAAATGGTGGTGGATTGGTGTGCACTGAACCAAGTGTAGATGGATTGGTATCCGCATTAACTCAAGTTATGTCTACCCCTGCTCTGTATGAACGACTGTCATCAGAATCGCTTACGCAATCGCAGCAACTTCAATGGCCGGTTCTCGCAAAAAAACTCACCACGTATTTCGAGCATATTACAGACCAAAAACGATCCAATACCTGA
- the galE gene encoding UDP-glucose 4-epimerase GalE, translating to MTNPAEHTILITGGAGYIATHTLVTLIEAGFHPFVIDNFSNSSPVALERVAQITGRQIPNAKVDIRDEAGLRNLFTHHTIRAVIHFAGLKAVGESVANPLAYYDNNVAGTITLCRVMAEFGCKTLVFSSSATVYGDPASVPICEDFPLSATNPYGRTKLMIEDILRDLTHTDTQWRIALLRYFNPIGAHPSGLIGEDPHGIPNNLLPFIAQVAVGKRSQLAVFGSDYPTPDGTGVRDYIHVLDLAKGHVCALQALTNPPTPMPLTVNLGTGRGYSVLEVIRAFEKASGRQIPFEIAPRRAGDVAQCYADPTLAAKLLGWRAEYEIEQMCADGWRWQSMNPDGYAL from the coding sequence ATGACCAACCCAGCTGAACACACCATCCTCATCACCGGCGGTGCCGGTTACATCGCCACACATACACTGGTGACTTTGATTGAAGCGGGCTTTCACCCCTTCGTTATCGACAATTTTTCCAACAGTTCCCCAGTCGCCCTTGAGCGTGTTGCCCAAATTACTGGCCGTCAGATCCCCAACGCCAAAGTCGATATTCGCGACGAAGCGGGGTTACGCAACCTATTCACACACCATACTATCCGTGCTGTTATCCACTTTGCCGGCCTTAAAGCCGTAGGTGAATCTGTCGCCAATCCACTCGCATATTACGACAACAACGTTGCCGGAACCATAACACTCTGCCGCGTTATGGCGGAGTTTGGTTGCAAAACACTCGTCTTTAGCTCCTCGGCTACAGTATATGGCGACCCCGCATCAGTCCCTATTTGCGAAGATTTCCCTTTATCGGCTACCAACCCGTATGGCCGCACAAAACTCATGATAGAAGATATTCTGCGTGACCTCACCCATACAGACACCCAATGGCGCATCGCACTGTTGCGCTATTTTAATCCTATTGGTGCCCATCCCTCTGGGCTGATTGGCGAAGATCCGCATGGCATTCCGAATAATCTGCTCCCTTTTATCGCCCAGGTCGCGGTTGGCAAACGAAGTCAACTCGCCGTCTTTGGTAGCGACTACCCAACTCCAGATGGCACTGGTGTCCGAGATTATATTCACGTGCTTGATCTGGCTAAAGGGCATGTCTGTGCCCTGCAAGCCCTCACCAATCCACCAACACCCATGCCTTTGACTGTCAATCTGGGCACCGGACGTGGTTACTCCGTGCTCGAAGTCATTCGTGCCTTTGAAAAAGCCTCTGGACGCCAGATCCCTTTTGAAATCGCCCCACGTCGTGCTGGCGACGTCGCCCAGTGCTACGCCGATCCAACACTTGCGGCCAAACTTCTCGGCTGGCGTGCCGAATATGAGATTGAACAGATGTGTGCCGATGGCTGGCGCTGGCAGTCGATGAACCCCGATGGGTATGCTTTATGA
- a CDS encoding glycosyltransferase family 4 protein has protein sequence MTFAFLSHLDMNLYLFRLPIMRALVAKGHTVYAVCPEGEYFHRFAADGILTCPYEIDRKSLNPFKELVALRNIVRALKTIQPDILHTFTAKPNIYGSLAGKIARVPTIYNLVEGLGSFYVENTFRNRIMQGIMEQLYRIAGHISQKTVFVNNDDPAYFVEHNILAPQKVHIIRSVGVDTNEFHPANFDQERLRQDYADLLQDNHGSVVLMVARAIWHKGLREYLDAAKILREQFPTATFLLAGDIDEGNPSSATREFLQTQTHVRWLGHRDDIAALTALCDLYVLPSYREGVPRTLLEAASMGKPIVTTDTVGCREVVRHGENGFLVPVRNANALADAIRQLLEDKELCLTMGRASRTIATSEFAVEHVVEQYLTLYGVDQA, from the coding sequence ATGACATTTGCCTTTCTGTCACACCTTGACATGAACTTATACCTCTTTCGCCTCCCAATTATGCGCGCGCTTGTCGCAAAGGGACATACCGTGTATGCCGTTTGCCCGGAAGGTGAGTACTTCCACCGCTTTGCCGCTGATGGCATTTTGACGTGCCCATACGAGATCGACCGCAAAAGCCTCAACCCATTCAAAGAACTTGTGGCGCTTCGCAACATAGTGCGCGCGCTCAAAACTATTCAACCAGACATTCTCCACACCTTTACTGCCAAACCAAATATCTACGGCTCGCTCGCAGGGAAAATTGCCCGCGTTCCAACTATCTACAACCTCGTCGAAGGACTTGGCTCTTTTTACGTGGAAAACACCTTCCGCAATCGCATCATGCAGGGAATCATGGAACAGCTGTATCGCATTGCGGGGCACATCTCGCAAAAGACCGTTTTTGTAAACAACGACGATCCGGCGTATTTTGTGGAACACAACATTCTCGCTCCACAAAAAGTTCATATCATCCGCAGCGTCGGCGTTGATACCAACGAATTTCACCCAGCGAACTTTGACCAAGAACGCTTACGTCAGGACTACGCCGACCTATTGCAGGATAACCACGGCTCAGTGGTGTTAATGGTGGCACGAGCCATCTGGCATAAAGGATTGCGCGAATATTTGGACGCGGCCAAAATCCTGCGGGAACAATTCCCCACGGCAACTTTCCTGCTCGCCGGCGATATCGACGAAGGCAACCCCTCTTCCGCTACCCGCGAATTTCTGCAAACACAAACACACGTTCGTTGGCTTGGCCATCGTGATGATATTGCCGCACTCACCGCACTGTGCGATCTCTATGTACTGCCAAGCTACCGCGAGGGAGTTCCCCGAACACTCCTTGAGGCCGCTTCGATGGGCAAACCCATCGTAACCACCGATACCGTCGGTTGCCGCGAAGTGGTACGGCACGGCGAAAATGGTTTTTTAGTACCCGTGCGCAACGCAAACGCACTGGCCGATGCCATTCGCCAGCTTTTGGAAGACAAAGAACTTTGCCTAACGATGGGGCGCGCCAGTCGTACCATTGCCACCAGCGAGTTTGCTGTCGAACATGTTGTCGAACAATACCTCACCCTCTACGGAGTTGACCAAGCATGA
- a CDS encoding acetyltransferase, whose translation MTSTKQCAIYGASGHGKVIADIAHLSGWHVLCFIDDDTSKHLLANIPVYTFATFLTLHPALPIVLGVGHNHVRQQIAQALATKFLTVAPPLIHPSAIIAASAAIGVGSVVMAGAIVNPDAVLGIGTIINSGAIIEHDCQIGDFAHISPGAALAGNVTVETGAHIGIGSTIIQGITIGAWATVGAGAAVVRDVPAGATVVGVPARILKIKE comes from the coding sequence ATGACATCCACCAAACAGTGTGCCATCTACGGTGCCAGCGGCCATGGAAAAGTCATTGCCGATATCGCGCACCTGAGCGGGTGGCACGTCCTGTGCTTCATTGACGACGACACCAGCAAGCACCTGCTGGCGAACATACCGGTCTACACCTTCGCAACATTTCTCACCCTCCACCCAGCACTGCCAATAGTGCTCGGCGTTGGGCACAACCACGTGCGCCAACAGATTGCTCAGGCGCTGGCAACGAAATTTCTGACCGTTGCGCCACCACTTATCCACCCTTCTGCCATCATTGCGGCCAGTGCCGCTATCGGTGTTGGCAGCGTGGTGATGGCTGGTGCCATCGTGAACCCCGATGCCGTGCTGGGGATAGGCACCATTATCAACAGTGGTGCAATTATTGAACACGATTGCCAGATTGGTGACTTTGCCCACATCAGTCCCGGTGCGGCTTTGGCGGGAAATGTGACCGTCGAAACCGGTGCTCATATCGGGATTGGGAGTACCATCATCCAAGGGATTACCATTGGAGCATGGGCAACTGTGGGCGCTGGCGCGGCAGTCGTACGCGATGTCCCTGCAGGCGCCACCGTAGTCGGCGTTCCCGCGCGTATTCTGAAAATAAAGGAATAA
- a CDS encoding aminotransferase class I/II-fold pyridoxal phosphate-dependent enzyme: protein MPHTSGLPRLFLSPPHMGGNEQHYIQAAFDANYIAPLGANVTDFEKRVACYTQSPHAVALSCGTAAIHLALILLGVKAGDPVLASSFTFIGSVSPIIHLGAEPIFIDADTNSWNLDPALLEEALHDRQQRALPMPRVLILTHLYGQPANVDALAAVCQRYGVTIIEDAAESLGATWRGRHTGTLGTFGILSFNGNKIITTSGGGMLLTPSAEYAKQALYLATQARQNTPHYEHTDVGYNYRMSNIVAGIGCGQMEVLAERVARKRDIFTLYQTLLADIECVHFMPELPHACGNRWLTTITVDHPAITPETLRLYLEAQNIESRPLWKPMHLQPVFRGAQAYTQGVSEKLFATGLCLPSGTAMSDSDIERVATLVRHCIERV, encoded by the coding sequence ATGCCTCACACTTCCGGTTTACCACGCCTTTTCCTTTCGCCACCGCATATGGGCGGGAACGAGCAACACTATATTCAGGCGGCTTTTGACGCCAACTATATTGCCCCACTCGGTGCGAATGTAACCGATTTTGAAAAACGTGTTGCCTGCTATACCCAGTCGCCCCATGCCGTGGCTCTCTCCTGTGGCACCGCCGCCATCCATTTAGCACTTATTTTGCTTGGTGTGAAAGCTGGCGATCCGGTTCTCGCTTCAAGTTTTACCTTTATCGGCTCCGTCTCTCCGATTATCCACCTCGGTGCCGAACCAATCTTTATTGATGCCGATACGAATTCATGGAATCTTGACCCAGCTCTACTGGAAGAAGCGCTGCACGACCGCCAGCAACGCGCATTACCCATGCCTCGGGTACTCATTCTAACCCACCTTTACGGCCAGCCAGCCAACGTTGATGCTCTTGCAGCCGTTTGCCAACGCTATGGCGTGACGATCATCGAAGACGCTGCCGAATCGCTCGGTGCCACATGGCGTGGGCGCCACACCGGAACCCTGGGCACGTTCGGCATACTGTCGTTTAACGGGAATAAAATCATCACTACCAGCGGCGGCGGAATGCTGCTCACGCCCTCAGCAGAGTATGCCAAGCAAGCACTGTACCTCGCCACGCAAGCGCGGCAAAATACGCCTCACTATGAACATACTGACGTGGGATATAATTACCGTATGAGCAATATTGTCGCCGGTATTGGCTGCGGCCAGATGGAAGTTCTCGCCGAGCGGGTCGCACGCAAGCGGGACATATTTACCCTTTACCAAACACTGCTCGCCGATATCGAATGCGTTCACTTTATGCCGGAACTGCCTCACGCCTGTGGCAATCGCTGGTTAACCACCATCACGGTAGATCATCCAGCTATCACCCCAGAAACCTTACGGTTATATCTGGAAGCGCAAAACATTGAATCGCGCCCTTTATGGAAACCGATGCACCTGCAACCGGTGTTTCGTGGCGCCCAAGCGTACACGCAGGGCGTATCAGAAAAACTTTTTGCGACCGGCTTATGCCTCCCCAGTGGAACCGCCATGAGTGATAGCGACATTGAACGGGTCGCAACACTCGTCCGCCATTGCATCGAGCGGGTGTAA
- a CDS encoding sugar transferase: protein MYKHFIKPVADRILALCLLLLFAPVMLLTALMVRIKLGKPLLFSQERPGLHGNVFRVYKFRSMSDARDATGELLPDDIRLGHFGKLLRSTSLDELPQLWNVLKGDMSFIGPRPLLVEYLPLYNAFQRRRHEVRPGITGWAQVNGRNAITWDERFALDVWYVDHVSLWTDIRIVVMTIYKIFRRDGVSQGGHVTMPRFMGNENKGASNDTIA, encoded by the coding sequence GTGTACAAACATTTCATAAAGCCTGTGGCCGATCGGATTTTAGCGCTTTGCCTTTTACTTCTTTTTGCGCCCGTTATGCTTCTCACGGCGCTCATGGTCAGAATCAAACTTGGCAAGCCTCTCCTGTTTTCTCAGGAGCGCCCAGGGCTGCATGGGAACGTTTTCCGTGTGTATAAATTCCGCTCCATGAGCGATGCACGTGATGCAACGGGCGAACTACTCCCTGACGACATTCGACTTGGCCACTTCGGAAAATTGCTCCGCAGCACATCACTCGACGAACTGCCACAACTCTGGAATGTGCTCAAGGGCGATATGAGTTTTATTGGACCTCGTCCTTTGCTGGTGGAATATCTCCCTTTATATAACGCATTCCAGCGCCGTCGCCACGAAGTGCGCCCTGGCATCACAGGCTGGGCTCAGGTCAATGGACGCAATGCGATTACGTGGGATGAGCGCTTTGCACTTGATGTGTGGTATGTCGATCATGTTTCACTCTGGACAGATATCAGAATAGTCGTTATGACCATCTATAAAATATTTCGACGTGACGGAGTATCCCAAGGAGGACATGTGACAATGCCGCGTTTTATGGGAAATGAAAACAAGGGAGCAAGTAATGACACAATCGCGTGA